A section of the Pseudovibrio sp. M1P-2-3 genome encodes:
- a CDS encoding MotB family protein translates to MSKLESKELIIIRRRQNAFSEKPHGGVWKIAYADFATAMMAFFLVMWLISAADEKARSSMVRYFNPMRIVETAAQPKGLRDPLDESAPAKGDEGVTHGKPAGVGGSELTGPTQGGGTDKIAPLTENEELLEPRDRSQTKMTQKGDGRKRLISDDVEPSKYTEKELFDNPYAILAALIAEAEAKETTDGSPGIGGLGSLMPADTPVLFAAPNRDPKGEGLADGSSFRDPFDPQGWQNDPLPGNAPLLATIPALEEGGEGLKVSELTKQQLDLLQKAGDLARGGKTVTGVEFDGTSENPETAKFDASLFEKHADDVDVKKELIEANETFTVASILDTQESENGSSSDKFNGRTSQALSGTSDQKFSGKTSQREEEKPLLSEEERKKVLQQTQLENIERAIGNALEGVASGASIDFSSNSDGVVIQITDNEKFGMFNVGSAQPRPEIIVAMERIAKVLMAQEGEVVIRGHTDGRPFRSKNYDNWRLSTARAHMAYFMLVRGGLDEKRIVGIEGYADRRLKLHKDAFAPQNRRIEIMLLNGSDNNV, encoded by the coding sequence ATGTCCAAGCTGGAATCAAAAGAACTGATCATTATTCGCCGTCGGCAAAACGCGTTCAGCGAAAAGCCTCATGGTGGTGTCTGGAAAATCGCCTATGCTGATTTTGCGACCGCCATGATGGCCTTTTTCTTGGTAATGTGGTTGATCAGTGCGGCTGATGAAAAAGCCCGCTCCAGTATGGTTCGATATTTCAACCCCATGCGGATTGTTGAAACCGCTGCGCAACCCAAAGGTCTTCGCGATCCACTTGACGAAAGTGCACCTGCAAAGGGTGATGAAGGGGTAACTCACGGAAAACCTGCAGGTGTAGGTGGTTCTGAGCTGACCGGCCCGACACAAGGTGGCGGGACAGATAAGATTGCACCACTGACAGAAAATGAGGAGCTTCTTGAGCCACGTGATAGAAGCCAGACAAAAATGACTCAAAAGGGAGATGGGCGTAAACGGCTTATCTCCGATGACGTTGAGCCGTCAAAATACACGGAAAAAGAACTCTTCGATAATCCTTACGCAATTCTTGCGGCACTTATTGCTGAAGCGGAAGCTAAAGAAACCACAGATGGTTCCCCGGGTATTGGTGGTCTTGGCTCATTAATGCCAGCGGATACGCCAGTTCTGTTTGCAGCGCCAAACCGCGACCCTAAAGGTGAGGGGCTGGCTGATGGCAGCAGTTTCCGCGATCCTTTTGATCCTCAAGGCTGGCAGAATGATCCCCTGCCAGGAAATGCACCGTTGCTGGCAACTATTCCTGCTTTGGAAGAAGGTGGTGAGGGGCTGAAAGTCTCCGAGTTGACCAAGCAACAGTTGGACCTGCTACAAAAAGCCGGTGACCTTGCAAGAGGTGGTAAGACTGTGACGGGCGTGGAGTTTGATGGTACTTCAGAAAATCCTGAGACCGCAAAGTTTGATGCCTCTTTGTTCGAAAAACATGCGGATGACGTGGATGTAAAGAAAGAGCTTATTGAAGCTAATGAGACATTCACCGTGGCTTCCATTCTTGATACTCAAGAAAGTGAAAATGGAAGTTCTTCGGACAAATTCAATGGGCGTACCTCTCAGGCTTTGAGTGGAACAAGTGATCAGAAGTTCTCTGGTAAAACCTCTCAGCGTGAAGAAGAAAAACCCTTACTGAGCGAAGAGGAACGCAAGAAAGTTCTTCAGCAAACACAGCTTGAAAACATTGAAAGAGCCATTGGTAATGCTCTGGAAGGTGTTGCGTCTGGTGCGAGTATCGACTTCTCCTCCAACAGCGATGGCGTTGTAATCCAGATCACGGACAATGAGAAGTTCGGAATGTTCAATGTGGGATCTGCCCAGCCTCGTCCCGAGATTATCGTGGCGATGGAACGGATCGCGAAGGTTCTTATGGCTCAAGAGGGCGAAGTTGTTATTCGCGGGCATACGGATGGCAGACCGTTCCGCTCCAAGAACTATGACAACTGGCGCTTGTCTACCGCACGTGCCCACATGGCCTACTTTATGCTGGTGCGCGGGGGGCTGGATGAAAAACGCATCGTTGGTATTGAAGGGTATGCGGACCGCCGCCTGAAACTCCACAAAGATGCTTTTGCTCCGCAAAACCGCCGTATCGAAATTATGCTTTTGAATGGGTCGGATAACAATGTTTAG
- the fliF gene encoding flagellar basal-body MS-ring/collar protein FliF, translating to MAARENAEKLYSNLAQLGTQRLIALAVVGLLTFTAIGVAAYLLSRPDQEILYANLERDDVSQIGMALQTAGIPFDVSSDGSSVTVNVGSTARARMLLAEKGLPRGSGAGYELFDEMGSLGLTSFMQGVTKIRALEGEVARTIQSMSGVKAARVHLVLPEKATFRRDTQKPTASVVIRTEGGANSSLAQSIRHMVSAAVPGLSADAVTVLDTDGTLLAAGDDASTASTGRKAVLEDTMAARVQTSIRRSLAPYLGIGNFEVSVAATLDTDNKRVSETTYDPESRVERSFRVIRENEKSQNSSLETPTTVEQNLPEEDVSGQGGERSLEENDRREELTNYEISSRTIETLFDDYKVDRLTIAVVINQERINAAITKTGAEVTPEAIDQRLSEVREIIAAASGFSATRGDTINVSSVEFLSPEGQLASIPQGTFTEALMRNMGSVVNALAILIVTLMIIWFGLRPAVAFLLPVQKPEANELVGAGVAGSATGAVGENGEVTEENFEDVEAIERLIVNEEDGNTIVNRVALKKLERAVDLDDVQAAIILKQWMYNEEAA from the coding sequence ATGGCTGCTCGCGAAAATGCTGAAAAATTATATTCCAACCTGGCACAACTGGGCACACAGCGCCTGATTGCACTTGCTGTTGTTGGTCTTCTTACTTTTACTGCTATTGGTGTGGCGGCTTATCTGCTATCCCGTCCTGATCAGGAAATACTCTACGCAAACCTGGAAAGGGATGATGTCAGCCAGATTGGTATGGCACTTCAGACCGCCGGTATTCCGTTTGACGTAAGCTCCGATGGCTCCTCTGTCACTGTTAATGTGGGTTCTACTGCGCGGGCACGTATGCTGCTGGCAGAAAAAGGCCTGCCGCGTGGATCAGGCGCAGGTTATGAGCTGTTTGACGAGATGGGCTCTCTCGGCCTGACCTCCTTCATGCAGGGCGTGACAAAAATCCGCGCCCTTGAAGGGGAGGTGGCTCGCACAATCCAGTCCATGAGCGGTGTGAAAGCGGCGCGTGTTCATCTTGTTCTGCCGGAAAAAGCCACGTTCCGCAGGGATACGCAAAAGCCGACCGCTTCTGTTGTGATCCGCACCGAGGGCGGTGCGAACTCATCCCTAGCGCAATCGATCCGCCATATGGTGTCCGCCGCGGTTCCGGGCTTGTCAGCCGATGCTGTCACCGTTCTGGATACGGATGGCACTTTGCTGGCCGCAGGCGATGACGCGTCCACTGCATCCACAGGCCGCAAGGCGGTTCTGGAAGACACAATGGCCGCCCGCGTGCAGACTTCCATCCGTCGTTCCTTGGCGCCTTATCTTGGCATAGGTAACTTTGAGGTCAGCGTTGCTGCCACGCTGGATACGGATAACAAGCGGGTATCTGAGACAACGTATGATCCAGAATCCCGTGTTGAGCGCTCGTTCCGTGTGATTCGTGAAAACGAGAAGTCGCAGAATTCCAGTTTGGAAACTCCGACCACTGTTGAGCAGAATCTTCCAGAGGAAGATGTGAGCGGGCAGGGCGGTGAGCGCTCCTTGGAAGAAAATGATCGGCGCGAAGAGCTGACCAACTACGAGATCTCTTCCCGTACGATTGAGACTTTGTTTGACGATTATAAAGTTGACCGCCTGACAATTGCGGTTGTTATCAATCAAGAACGTATCAACGCAGCGATTACCAAGACTGGAGCTGAGGTTACCCCTGAGGCAATCGATCAGCGTCTTTCAGAGGTGCGTGAAATTATTGCAGCAGCGTCAGGCTTCAGTGCTACTCGCGGCGATACAATCAACGTGTCATCTGTCGAGTTCCTGTCTCCAGAAGGTCAGCTGGCTTCCATTCCGCAAGGCACATTTACCGAAGCTCTCATGCGCAATATGGGCAGTGTCGTTAATGCACTGGCAATTTTGATCGTAACCTTAATGATCATCTGGTTTGGTCTGCGCCCAGCTGTTGCGTTCCTTCTGCCTGTTCAAAAGCCTGAGGCAAATGAGCTGGTGGGTGCAGGTGTCGCTGGATCGGCGACTGGTGCTGTTGGTGAAAACGGAGAAGTTACCGAAGAGAACTTCGAGGATGTTGAAGCTATTGAGCGTTTGATTGTGAACGAGGAAGACGGCAACACCATCGTTAACCGCGTAGCGCTCAAGAAACTGGAGCGTGCTGTTGATCTTGATGATGTTCAGGCAGCCATCATTCTTAAGCAGTGGATGTATAACGAGGAGGCCGCATAG
- a CDS encoding flagellin N-terminal helical domain-containing protein — protein sequence MSSLLTNSSSMVALQTMRSIASDLSETQSRISTGLRVQDASDNAAYWSIATTMRSDNNSLSTVQDSLGLGAATVDVAFTAMEDSLDYVDQIKQKIEAAKNGTIDKNKAQSDIDALQEQLQTIAESASFSGENWLQQDMSSANMTKQVVGSFTRDTDGNISLGNIEVDTSVTTLVDTRATAADNTGILTEDLVGAIGTGAGDVSYSEYNATAGTDPVLTLNNGVDGLAKEAYQAAFDALLYDGRDITQLYSTGGTNTAELDAFDDELTAAFAAIDTGLTTLGTSVLDFDISALGDTVGDRALMDSVIVAVDQQYDKMTDAATALGSAKSRVDMQMEFSKNLSDAIERGIGQLVDADMNEESTRLSALQTQEQLGIQALSIANSSSQNILSLFR from the coding sequence ATGTCTAGTCTTTTAACAAACTCTTCCTCCATGGTTGCGCTGCAGACTATGCGCAGCATTGCTTCAGATCTGAGTGAAACACAGAGCCGTATTTCTACAGGTCTGCGTGTTCAAGATGCTTCTGATAACGCTGCTTACTGGTCCATCGCAACAACCATGCGTTCAGACAACAACTCCTTGTCTACAGTACAAGATTCTTTGGGTCTTGGCGCTGCGACAGTTGATGTTGCCTTTACAGCCATGGAAGATTCTCTTGATTATGTTGATCAGATCAAGCAGAAGATTGAAGCTGCGAAAAACGGCACAATCGACAAAAACAAAGCTCAGTCTGATATTGATGCTCTGCAGGAGCAGCTACAGACAATTGCTGAATCTGCAAGCTTCTCCGGTGAGAACTGGCTGCAGCAGGACATGTCTTCTGCCAACATGACCAAGCAGGTTGTTGGTAGCTTCACGCGCGATACTGACGGCAATATCTCACTTGGCAACATTGAGGTTGACACCAGTGTTACGACACTTGTTGATACGCGTGCGACTGCTGCTGACAATACAGGTATCCTGACTGAGGATCTTGTTGGCGCGATCGGAACGGGCGCGGGTGACGTTAGCTATAGCGAATATAATGCTACAGCAGGAACTGATCCTGTGTTGACTCTCAATAATGGCGTGGACGGCCTAGCTAAAGAGGCTTATCAGGCTGCCTTTGATGCGCTTCTGTATGACGGACGCGACATTACTCAGCTTTATAGTACAGGTGGAACGAACACTGCCGAGCTTGATGCATTTGACGATGAGTTAACCGCTGCGTTCGCCGCAATCGATACAGGTTTGACGACTTTGGGTACGTCAGTCCTGGACTTTGATATCTCTGCGCTGGGTGATACTGTAGGCGATCGTGCGCTCATGGACTCTGTGATTGTGGCAGTTGACCAACAGTACGACAAGATGACAGATGCGGCGACTGCTTTGGGTTCCGCAAAATCCCGTGTTGATATGCAGATGGAATTCTCCAAGAACCTGTCTGATGCGATTGAGCGTGGTATCGGCCAGCTGGTGGATGCTGACATGAACGAAGAGTCTACTCGTCTGTCTGCCCTGCAGACACAGGAGCAGCTCGGCATTCAGGCGCTGTCCATCGCCAACTCCTCTTCCCAGAATATCCTCAGCCTCTTCCGTTAA
- a CDS encoding flagellin N-terminal helical domain-containing protein, translated as MSSLLTNSSSMVALQTMRSIASDLSETQSRISTGLRVQDASDNAAYWSIATTMRSDNNSLSTVQDSLGLGAATVDVAFTAMEDSLDYVDQIKQKIEAAKNGTIDKNKAQSDIDALQEQLKTIAESASFSGENWLQQDMSSANMTKQVVGSFTRDTDGNISLGNIEVDTSVTTLVDTRATTAGANTGILTEDLLGSKGTAAVTVDAFVAGTGGGADTPAALNFDTDAVDGLIKDAYQAAFDELASDYAAADLDSPGGVDSTELSTLKNDVSAAFAEIDASFAKLSGKSVLDFDISGLGDTEGDRAVMDAVIVAVDKQYDKMTDAATALGSAKSRVDMQMEFSKNLSDAIERGVGQLVDADMNEESTRLSALQTQEQLGIQALSIANSSSQNILSLFR; from the coding sequence ATGTCTAGTCTTTTAACAAACTCTTCCTCCATGGTTGCGCTGCAGACTATGCGCAGCATTGCTTCAGATCTGAGTGAAACACAGAGCCGTATTTCTACAGGTCTGCGTGTTCAAGATGCTTCTGATAACGCTGCTTACTGGTCCATCGCAACAACCATGCGTTCAGACAACAACTCCTTGTCTACAGTACAAGATTCTTTGGGTCTTGGCGCTGCGACAGTTGATGTTGCCTTTACAGCCATGGAAGATTCTCTTGATTATGTTGATCAGATCAAGCAGAAAATTGAAGCTGCGAAAAACGGCACGATCGACAAAAATAAGGCTCAGTCAGATATTGATGCTCTGCAGGAGCAGCTGAAGACTATCGCTGAATCTGCAAGTTTCTCCGGTGAGAACTGGCTGCAGCAGGACATGTCTTCTGCCAACATGACCAAGCAGGTTGTTGGTAGTTTTACACGTGATACTGACGGCAATATCTCACTTGGCAACATTGAGGTTGACACCAGTGTAACAACTCTGGTTGATACCCGTGCCACTACCGCTGGCGCCAATACGGGTATCCTGACTGAAGATCTTTTGGGTTCTAAAGGTACGGCTGCTGTTACTGTCGATGCATTTGTAGCTGGAACTGGTGGTGGAGCAGATACGCCTGCTGCATTGAACTTCGACACTGATGCGGTTGATGGACTTATTAAAGATGCTTATCAAGCTGCTTTCGATGAGTTGGCGTCAGATTATGCTGCGGCAGATCTTGACTCACCAGGCGGTGTTGATTCTACTGAGTTGTCTACGTTGAAAAATGATGTCTCTGCGGCATTCGCTGAAATCGATGCTTCTTTTGCCAAACTGAGTGGGAAGTCAGTCCTTGATTTTGATATCTCTGGACTGGGGGACACTGAAGGCGATCGTGCTGTCATGGATGCTGTAATCGTTGCTGTTGATAAACAGTACGACAAAATGACAGATGCTGCGACTGCACTTGGTTCCGCAAAATCTCGTGTAGACATGCAGATGGAATTCTCCAAGAACCTGTCTGATGCTATTGAGCGTGGTGTAGGCCAGCTGGTAGATGCTGACATGAACGAAGAGTCCACTCGTCTGTCTGCCCTGCAGACACAGGAGCAGCTCGGTATTCAGGCGCTGTCTATTGCGAACTCTTCTTCCCAGAACATCCTCAGCCTTTTCCGTTAA
- a CDS encoding flagellin N-terminal helical domain-containing protein has product MSSLLTNSSSMVALQTMRSISADLSETQSRISTGLRVQDASDNAAYWSIATTMRSDNNSLSTVQDSLGLGAATVDVAFTAMEDSLDYVDQIKQKIEAAKNGTIDKNKAQSDIDALQEQLQTIAESASFSGENWLQQDMSSANMTKQVVGSFTRDTDGNISLGNIEVDTSVTTLVDTRATTAGANTGILTEDLVGTLGNDPTTFDNYNPTGNVAPVLNFDTDATNGEVATSGIAMAAYQSSFDALLNDGRDVTQLLQVTPPGGGALVDSDELTQFKADWDAAKLAIDTGLSTLGTSVLDFDISALGDTVGDRTLMDAVIVAVDQQYDKMTDAATALGSAKSRVDMQMEFSKNLSDAIERGIGQLVDADMNEESTRLSALQTQEQLGIQALSIANSSSQNILSLFR; this is encoded by the coding sequence ATGTCTAGTCTTTTAACAAACTCCTCCTCCATGGTTGCGCTGCAGACTATGCGCAGCATTTCTGCAGATCTAAGCGAAACACAGAGCCGTATTTCTACCGGCCTGCGTGTTCAAGATGCTTCTGATAACGCTGCATACTGGTCCATCGCGACGACTATGCGTTCAGACAACAACTCTCTGTCTACAGTTCAGGATTCCTTGGGTCTTGGCGCTGCGACAGTTGATGTTGCCTTTACAGCTATGGAAGATTCTCTTGATTATGTTGATCAGATCAAGCAGAAAATTGAAGCTGCGAAAAACGGCACAATCGACAAAAACAAAGCTCAGTCTGATATTGATGCTCTGCAGGAGCAGCTGCAGACTATCGCTGAATCTGCCAGCTTCTCTGGTGAGAACTGGCTGCAGCAGGATATGTCTTCTGCCAACATGACCAAACAGGTTGTTGGTAGTTTTACACGTGATACTGACGGCAATATCTCACTTGGCAACATTGAGGTTGACACCAGTGTAACAACTCTGGTTGATACCCGTGCCACTACCGCTGGCGCCAATACGGGTATCCTGACTGAAGATCTTGTCGGTACGCTTGGTAACGATCCGACTACCTTTGATAATTATAACCCAACTGGTAATGTAGCCCCTGTACTCAATTTCGATACAGACGCCACTAATGGTGAAGTTGCAACTAGTGGTATTGCTATGGCTGCTTATCAATCGTCATTTGACGCATTGTTGAACGACGGACGTGACGTGACGCAGCTTTTGCAAGTTACTCCTCCGGGTGGTGGTGCTCTGGTCGATTCCGATGAACTCACACAGTTTAAAGCTGATTGGGATGCTGCTAAACTCGCAATCGATACAGGTTTATCGACTCTGGGTACATCAGTTCTGGACTTTGATATCTCTGCGCTGGGTGATACTGTAGGCGACCGTACTCTTATGGATGCTGTAATTGTGGCGGTTGACCAGCAGTACGACAAAATGACAGATGCTGCGACTGCGCTTGGTTCTGCCAAGTCTCGTGTTGATATGCAGATGGAATTCTCCAAGAACCTGTCTGATGCTATTGAGCGTGGTATTGGTCAGCTGGTGGATGCGGACATGAACGAAGAGTCCACTCGTCTGTCTGCCCTGCAGACACAGGAGCAGCTCGGTATTCAGGCGCTGTCTATTGCCAACTCTTCTTCCCAGAACATCCTCAGCCTTTTCCGTTAA
- a CDS encoding flagellin N-terminal helical domain-containing protein has protein sequence MSSLLTNSSSMVALQTMRSIASDLSETQSRISTGLRVQDASDNAAYWSIATTMRSDNNSLSTVQDSLGLGAATVDVAFTAMEDSLDYVDQIKQKVEAAKNGTIDKNKAQSDIDALQEQLKTIAESASFSGENWLQQDMSSANMTKQVVGSFTRDTDGNISLGNIEVDTSVTTLVDTRATTAGANTGILTEDLAGDITIDIGTTGTISTLTVVNGTTDVEGFKADIYEQAIIDHYNSLDSTAQGNFSTAHAVTAMADLDDTFDALGSSVLEFDISGLGDTETDRTIMDAVIRAVDTQYDKMTDAATALGSAKSRVDMQMEFSKNLSDAIERGVGQLVDADMNEESTRLSALQTQEQLGIQALSIANSSSQNILSLFR, from the coding sequence ATGTCTAGTCTTTTGACAAACTCCTCCTCCATGGTTGCCCTGCAGACAATGCGCAGCATTGCTTCAGATCTGAGCGAAACACAGAGCCGTATTTCTACAGGCCTGCGTGTTCAGGATGCGTCTGACAACGCCGCTTACTGGTCAATTGCAACCACAATGCGTTCAGACAATAACTCTTTGTCTACTGTACAAGATTCCTTGGGTCTTGGCGCTGCGACAGTTGATGTTGCCTTTACAGCTATGGAAGATTCTCTTGATTATGTTGACCAGATCAAGCAGAAAGTAGAAGCTGCGAAAAACGGCACAATCGACAAAAACAAGGCTCAGTCTGATATTGATGCTCTGCAGGAGCAGCTGAAGACTATTGCTGAATCTGCAAGTTTCTCCGGTGAGAACTGGCTGCAGCAGGACATGTCTTCTGCCAACATGACCAAGCAGGTTGTTGGTAGTTTTACACGTGATACTGACGGCAATATCTCACTTGGCAACATTGAGGTTGACACCAGTGTAACAACTCTGGTTGATACCCGTGCCACTACCGCTGGCGCCAATACGGGTATCCTGACTGAAGATTTAGCTGGTGATATTACCATAGATATTGGTACCACGGGTACTATAAGTACTCTTACTGTAGTCAATGGCACCACGGATGTGGAAGGCTTTAAAGCTGATATTTATGAGCAGGCCATCATAGACCATTATAATAGTTTGGATTCAACTGCACAAGGCAACTTTTCTACTGCGCACGCAGTTACAGCGATGGCTGATCTGGATGATACCTTTGATGCATTGGGTTCTTCAGTTCTGGAGTTTGATATTTCAGGTCTGGGCGATACCGAGACTGACCGCACAATAATGGATGCTGTTATTAGAGCTGTCGACACTCAGTACGATAAAATGACCGATGCTGCGACTGCACTTGGTTCCGCAAAATCTCGCGTTGATATGCAGATGGAATTCTCCAAGAACCTGTCTGATGCTATTGAGCGTGGTGTAGGTCAGCTGGTAGATGCTGACATGAACGAAGAGTCCACTCGTCTGTCTGCCCTGCAGACACAGGAGCAGCTCGGCATTCAGGCGCTGTCTATTGCCAACTCTTCTTCCCAGAACATCCTCAGCCTTTTCCGTTAA
- the fliP gene encoding flagellar type III secretion system pore protein FliP (The bacterial flagellar biogenesis protein FliP forms a type III secretion system (T3SS)-type pore required for flagellar assembly.) codes for MRSFLLLFVVATFSFVGAAGAQELNLSSLLPAGQATASGQIIQIVLILTVLSVAPGILIMVTSFTRFVVAFSFLRSGMGLQTTPANIILISLALFMTFYVMAPTFDKAWQDGLKPLIDNEISEQEAYGKITEPFREFMLNNVREKDLVLFDDLAVGSFDYDPDVPLEKIDLRVLIPAFMISELRRGFEIGFLIALPFIVIDMIVATLTMSMGMMMLPPTVISLPFKVLFFVLIDGWHLLTAGLIRSFA; via the coding sequence ATTAGAAGCTTCCTCTTACTCTTTGTTGTTGCGACCTTCTCCTTTGTTGGCGCGGCTGGGGCGCAGGAGTTGAACCTGTCCAGCCTGCTGCCGGCAGGGCAGGCGACAGCATCCGGTCAGATCATTCAGATTGTCTTGATCTTGACTGTGTTGTCTGTGGCGCCGGGTATTTTGATTATGGTCACCTCATTCACACGCTTTGTGGTGGCCTTTTCGTTTTTGCGCTCCGGCATGGGCCTGCAAACAACGCCTGCCAACATCATTCTCATTTCACTGGCGCTGTTCATGACCTTTTACGTCATGGCGCCGACCTTTGATAAGGCGTGGCAAGACGGCTTGAAGCCGCTCATTGACAACGAGATCAGCGAGCAGGAAGCCTACGGCAAAATCACCGAACCGTTCCGCGAGTTCATGTTGAACAATGTGCGGGAAAAAGATCTGGTGCTGTTTGATGATCTGGCGGTGGGCTCATTTGACTATGATCCCGATGTGCCGCTGGAAAAAATAGACCTTCGTGTTCTTATTCCGGCTTTCATGATCTCCGAACTGCGCCGCGGGTTTGAAATCGGCTTCCTCATCGCCCTGCCGTTCATCGTCATCGACATGATCGTCGCCACCCTCACCATGTCCATGGGCATGATGATGCTGCCACCTACGGTGATTTCCCTACCGTTCAAGGTCCTGTTCTTCGTCCTGATCGACGGTTGGCATTTGCTCACTGCGGGTCTGATAAGGTCATTCGCCTAG
- a CDS encoding flagellar basal body-associated FliL family protein, with protein MKLGSALPPSGSAFLPLIGILFLLTLVSAGAGFIFGNTLVEKVHLQIVEDRKSEAQEGAVNPVYASGSQIIALKPIVTNLLSSSQTWIRIETSIILADSVLGYDENSVLVKEIEQDLLIYARTLGPRQLEGSRGLLRLRDDLNERAKIRGGDSVRELIIESVVIQ; from the coding sequence ATGAAACTAGGTTCAGCTTTGCCTCCATCTGGAAGTGCATTCCTGCCACTTATCGGCATCTTGTTCCTGCTAACGTTGGTGAGTGCTGGCGCAGGGTTTATCTTCGGTAATACGTTGGTTGAAAAGGTTCATCTGCAAATTGTGGAGGACCGGAAGAGCGAGGCGCAGGAAGGCGCGGTAAATCCCGTCTATGCAAGCGGCAGTCAGATTATCGCTCTGAAACCGATTGTTACCAACTTGTTGTCTTCCTCTCAAACGTGGATCCGTATTGAGACCTCCATTATCCTTGCAGACAGTGTGTTGGGGTATGACGAGAATTCGGTTCTTGTGAAGGAAATCGAGCAAGATCTTCTAATTTATGCGCGCACCCTTGGTCCGCGCCAGTTGGAAGGATCTCGCGGTTTGCTGCGTCTGCGCGATGACTTGAACGAACGCGCTAAAATTCGCGGGGGCGATTCGGTTCGAGAACTCATCATTGAATCGGTGGTGATTCAGTGA
- the flgH gene encoding flagellar basal body L-ring protein FlgH, whose protein sequence is MKLVVALCGLGLLAGCSGLKEVRREPALTPLGHGLAPQVGALPATADAKKSGHRRAFNGLWGDGKQDFFRDPRAKNVGDVLTVHIEIDDKAELDNTSERNRDSESGSSGSASASIGTLFTDEASGSISGGASTAFKGDGAIDRSEEIELSIAAIVTKVLPNGNLIISGQQEVRVNYEVRVLSVAGIVRPEDITGRNTIEYNKIAEARVSYGGRGRITEVQQPAWGQQVLDQVWPF, encoded by the coding sequence ATGAAACTTGTTGTTGCGCTCTGTGGATTAGGATTGCTCGCTGGGTGTAGCGGGTTGAAAGAAGTACGGCGAGAGCCTGCACTAACCCCGCTTGGGCATGGTTTGGCGCCGCAGGTGGGTGCATTGCCAGCGACTGCTGACGCTAAAAAATCCGGTCATCGGCGCGCCTTTAACGGCCTTTGGGGAGATGGAAAGCAAGACTTTTTCCGCGATCCTCGCGCCAAAAATGTCGGTGATGTACTGACTGTTCATATTGAGATCGATGATAAGGCTGAGTTGGACAACACCTCCGAGCGCAATCGCGATTCTGAATCTGGCAGTTCCGGCTCTGCAAGCGCCTCTATCGGAACCTTGTTCACCGATGAGGCCAGTGGCAGCATTTCAGGCGGGGCGAGCACCGCGTTTAAAGGTGATGGGGCTATTGACCGGTCAGAGGAAATTGAACTTTCCATCGCGGCGATTGTGACCAAAGTACTTCCCAACGGGAACCTGATTATTAGCGGCCAACAGGAAGTGCGTGTGAACTACGAAGTTCGCGTTCTGTCCGTGGCAGGAATTGTGCGTCCGGAAGATATCACCGGTCGAAACACAATCGAATACAATAAAATAGCCGAGGCGCGCGTATCTTACGGTGGGCGTGGCCGTATCACCGAAGTTCAACAGCCTGCATGGGGGCAGCAAGTTCTTGACCAAGTCTGGCCATTCTGA
- a CDS encoding MotE family protein, translating into MKAFGSAALVQCVGGAVLAASLVFGSSALAAGGEAEAISPQDLQKAVDDAKAYCVATAEQASDARNQWQMRAIFDAQAKMDRKVEELEVKISELKQWVQKRDEILRRAEGHVVSIYSNMRSDAAAEQLSTLDDVTAVSVLLQMKPRQAGGILAEMPAERAAYLADSMALLTQRNARGAGL; encoded by the coding sequence ATGAAGGCTTTTGGATCAGCTGCTTTAGTGCAGTGCGTTGGTGGTGCTGTGCTGGCAGCAAGCCTTGTGTTCGGCTCATCGGCTCTGGCTGCTGGGGGTGAGGCGGAAGCGATTAGCCCGCAAGACCTGCAAAAAGCGGTTGATGATGCCAAGGCGTACTGCGTAGCTACGGCAGAACAAGCATCCGATGCCCGCAACCAGTGGCAAATGCGCGCCATATTCGATGCGCAGGCTAAAATGGATCGCAAAGTCGAAGAGCTGGAAGTCAAGATCAGTGAATTGAAGCAGTGGGTTCAAAAGCGCGACGAAATTTTACGGCGTGCTGAAGGCCACGTGGTGTCCATTTACTCGAATATGCGTTCAGACGCTGCTGCAGAGCAGCTGTCCACACTGGATGACGTCACCGCTGTTTCGGTTCTTTTACAAATGAAACCCCGTCAGGCCGGGGGCATACTTGCGGAAATGCCAGCGGAGCGGGCGGCCTATTTGGCTGACAGTATGGCTTTGCTAACTCAAAGAAACGCCAGGGGAGCTGGGCTATGA